The Pseudodesulfovibrio senegalensis genome contains the following window.
CATTCCTTCCGGAACATTCCGCGATATGAACATGGGAGCATTTTGGCTCCATTCCCTTGCCACGGCCACTGCCGCGGGCATGCTGGCCCGAAAACTTGGAGCAGGCCATGAGGAACGGGGCGACTGTTTCACGGCCGGTTTGCTGCACGATCTGGGCAAGATCGTCTTCGCCCTGTTCATGCCCGATGAATACCGAGCTGTGATGAAGTACGCCATGGAACCGGATGTGGATATCTGCCGTGCGGAGCGCGAGATATTGGGGTGCGACCATGCGCAGGCTGGTGAATTGCTGGCCCGTCATTGGGATTTGCCGGAACGGATATGCGGCGTGATTGCCCACCATCATTCCCCGGATGAGGTCTCCGGTTCCCAGTTGCTGGATTGTGTTTTTGCCGCCGACCAGATCAGCAAGCGGCTTTCGTTCGGAACAGCCGGGAATTATGAAGTCGAATCCTTGCCTGCACGCATGGAAGAACGGTTCGGCATGGGATTGCAGGGAATCGTGGAGGACCTTTCCGGCCTGGACGAGGCTGTGGATGCTTCACGCATATTCATCAAATTGGGGGGCGGCTGACAGTTGCCCCTGACAGGCTGTATCCGTTTCTAATGCTGTTTACATGGTGCCGCCCCGAGGGTATTCGCCATGTTCATACAGGTTTTTTTGTTTTTTGGCAGTTGTCCAGACCTGTCGTGGTCGTGTGTCTTGTTGCTGACGGAGCGTGTTCATGATCGTTCGATGCTGGGGTGCCAGGGGATCCATAGGTGTTTCCGGGGTGTCATATGTC
Protein-coding sequences here:
- a CDS encoding HDOD domain-containing protein, translated to MQDGLESIRDAVERVPALHSSVRTLMRMSGGEVYPRLDLVEAIDSDPVFSLKILRLANSCFFGMPQEMTSIRQVGVLLGMGMLQSVALGLAVIAAIPSGTFRDMNMGAFWLHSLATATAAGMLARKLGAGHEERGDCFTAGLLHDLGKIVFALFMPDEYRAVMKYAMEPDVDICRAEREILGCDHAQAGELLARHWDLPERICGVIAHHHSPDEVSGSQLLDCVFAADQISKRLSFGTAGNYEVESLPARMEERFGMGLQGIVEDLSGLDEAVDASRIFIKLGGG